One Pseudomonas abieticivorans genomic region harbors:
- the ubiE gene encoding bifunctional demethylmenaquinone methyltransferase/2-methoxy-6-polyprenyl-1,4-benzoquinol methylase UbiE yields MNDQRKGSDAEPTTHFGYKNVPESQKADKVAEVFHSVAAKYDLMNDVLSGGMHRLWKRFAIELSGVRSGNRVLDIAGGTGDLTRKFSQLVGSTGEVVLADINESMLKVGRDRLLDLGVAGNVKFVQADAEKLPFPDNYFDCVTIAFGLRNVTHKDDAIASMLRVLKPGGRLLVLEFSKPTNKFMSKVYDAYSFAFMPLAGKLITNDSESYRYLAESIRMHPDQETLKAMMVQAGFDRVTYHNMTSGIVALHRGIKP; encoded by the coding sequence ATGAATGATCAGCGCAAAGGCAGCGATGCCGAACCCACCACCCATTTCGGCTACAAAAACGTGCCGGAAAGCCAAAAGGCCGACAAGGTCGCCGAGGTATTCCACTCGGTAGCGGCCAAGTACGACCTGATGAATGACGTGCTCTCGGGCGGCATGCACCGGTTGTGGAAACGCTTTGCCATCGAACTGTCGGGCGTGCGCAGCGGCAACCGGGTGTTGGACATCGCCGGCGGCACGGGCGACCTGACCCGCAAGTTCTCGCAACTGGTGGGCAGCACCGGCGAAGTGGTGCTGGCCGACATCAACGAATCGATGCTCAAGGTCGGCCGCGATCGCCTGCTGGACTTGGGCGTGGCCGGCAACGTCAAGTTCGTCCAGGCCGACGCTGAAAAGCTGCCGTTCCCCGACAACTACTTCGACTGCGTGACCATCGCCTTCGGCCTGCGCAACGTCACCCACAAGGACGACGCCATCGCCTCGATGCTGCGCGTGCTCAAACCGGGCGGCCGTCTGCTGGTGCTGGAGTTCTCCAAGCCCACCAACAAGTTCATGTCCAAGGTCTACGACGCCTACTCGTTCGCCTTCATGCCGTTGGCCGGCAAGCTGATCACCAATGACTCCGAGAGCTACCGCTACCTCGCCGAGTCGATCCGCATGCACCCAGACCAGGAAACCCTGAAGGCCATGATGGTACAGGCCGGCTTCGACCGCGTGACCTACCACAACATGACCTCTGGCATCGTCGCCCTGCACCGCGGTATCAAGCCCTGA
- a CDS encoding ubiquinone biosynthesis accessory factor UbiJ, which translates to MLYRGLLASVEHGINRVLRLDSTALPRLARLEGKVIEVDCQNPAMSLFILPSGEGLLLASQWAAEPDCTLRAPASSLLQLATSKDKSAVLHSPQVDLAGDSSVLLELTAVLQDLELDWEYELQRWLGPVASHLIGGHVRSRARWTRQGLGSLNQNLAEYLSEESRTLVGKHEAEARFSELDELKTDLERLEARIERLTRSLNSSDNA; encoded by the coding sequence ATGCTTTACCGCGGCCTGCTCGCCAGCGTCGAACACGGCATAAACCGTGTGTTGCGCCTGGACAGCACGGCATTGCCGCGCCTGGCCCGCCTGGAAGGCAAGGTGATCGAAGTCGATTGCCAAAACCCGGCCATGAGCCTATTCATCCTGCCCAGCGGCGAGGGCCTACTGCTGGCCAGCCAATGGGCGGCCGAGCCGGACTGCACGTTGCGCGCGCCGGCCAGCAGCCTGCTGCAACTGGCCACCAGCAAGGACAAGTCGGCGGTGCTGCATAGCCCGCAGGTGGACCTTGCCGGTGACAGTTCGGTACTGCTGGAGCTGACCGCGGTACTGCAAGACCTGGAACTGGACTGGGAATACGAGCTGCAACGCTGGCTCGGCCCGGTGGCCAGCCACCTGATCGGCGGCCATGTGCGCAGCCGTGCCCGCTGGACCCGCCAGGGCCTGGGCAGCCTTAATCAGAACCTGGCCGAATACCTGAGCGAAGAAAGCCGTACACTGGTCGGCAAACACGAAGCCGAAGCACGATTTTCTGAACTCGATGAGCTGAAAACCGATCTAGAACGCCTGGAGGCGCGTATCGAGCGCCTCACCCGATCCCTCAACTCCAGCGATAATGCATGA
- a CDS encoding polyhydroxyalkanoic acid system family protein has protein sequence MTQISVERQHSLGREAARQKAEALVDKLAREYDLQARWEGDTVEIKRSGANGTIRIGDDNIRVDIKLGMMLSMMGGTIKGEIEKALDKALA, from the coding sequence ATGACGCAGATCAGCGTAGAGCGCCAACATAGCCTGGGCCGCGAGGCCGCCCGCCAGAAAGCCGAAGCACTGGTGGACAAACTGGCCCGCGAATATGACCTGCAGGCCCGCTGGGAAGGCGACACCGTGGAGATCAAACGCAGCGGCGCCAACGGCACCATCCGCATTGGCGACGACAACATCCGCGTCGACATCAAGCTTGGGATGATGCTGTCGATGATGGGCGGCACCATCAAGGGCGAGATCGAGAAGGCCTTGGATAAAGCCTTGGCCTGA